Part of the Pseudoliparis swirei isolate HS2019 ecotype Mariana Trench chromosome 3, NWPU_hadal_v1, whole genome shotgun sequence genome, aggttcggaccgccccagctcatttgcatatacggacacgtaaatctcacgcataaataaatgaagaaatatgtgtggacacataaatagagatataaataaatgaagaaatacagaaatgtagaaatagatttatttaattatgtcttatttaggtataacttatattgatttattcctgtatttatttctacatttatttaagcatttattcatttattcttgtatttatttatttctacatttatttaagcatttatttatttattcctatatttatttatttatgtatacttAAGTGATTTTAAGTCATCCATAGTCCGTTTCATTcttcagaataataataatgcatagTCGGCTGACTTCTATTCTGCATCGGTTTACCGTTTCTGTTCCGTAGTGATCGCAAggtatttatcttttttaagaAACCATAGCTTggatatttcattatttttgaacCACTTAAAACACAGTAATGCTGGAAAGCATGCAATATTTGAAACCAACATTTTCACTGCTGTATCAGGATGTTGCAGGATTCTGGCCACATAGCTGACACTTGTACACACCATGTGAAcacccacagcagcagcagcagcaggtgagtgtgtgtgtgtgtgagtatgtgtgtgtgtcacatttcCTCACCTGTGGAACTCCTGATACTGCAActtgttttctcctctcttgCCAAAGAAGTAGGCCTGCAGAGTAGTGTTGGCGCTTTCCCCGTCCTCAGCTGGTTTCTGTAAACATCCGGGGAATGTACAACCACATCCAGATGTGTTACTATGGCAACTGGCAATTAGcgatgcaacaaaaaaagactCAAATCAAGCTTGGCTTCCCTTTGAAGGGAACGTGAATAACCCACCTCCATGCTGTCCTTGGGGACTCGCCTCTTATTTTTCCCAAGGATTTTCTtcagcttaaaaaataaataaaaataaaaatgttaacgtTCAACCAGAGAAATTGAGAACTACTTTCTTGATCCCTTGACACTGAACTGCCATAAGAAATGAACAAATGGAAGTATTGTAATGATACAACCAGAGCCATAATCTAAAccgatgtcacacacacagacacagacactggGGTTGCACCTCTACTCTTTTACTCGTATTCTCATGTTCACGACATGAGAATAGGACTCACGGTGCATAGCGTGCCGACATGCAGCCTACTGGCCCGGTCCCGGTCTGGACTCAGCAGAAAGAGAGCAGGTCTGGTTGGAACGGACACAAACATGTCGGGTGGCTCTAAATAAATGGACTAAACTGAGGCGCCGACTCAGGCTGAAGGAATGCAAACACATGACCGGGTGGAAAAGGTGGCTTGCAGTGCGGCTCTCCCTCACCTTCACGTGACGCCAGGGTCCATACTTACACTCTCTGTGGCATCAGTGCTTGAGGCAGCATTAAAAGGTGGCAAAATATTTTGAAAtttgaatgcacacacacacacaacagaatgTCAATCCTTTCATGTGCTCAGATTACAGCACTTACATGTGAAACAAATCTGTGTTGAGTTTAGTTTTACTGAAGTACACTGTTCATACCTCGCCAATAACAAAAGACAAACTAAATCTAGAGATATGTCTGGGGTCTTACCTTGAGAAACTCCTTTTGGTCCACGTGCTCGTTGCCGTCAACGTCGAGCATTTTGAAAGCTATGTGAAATCCTGTGCCCGGCTCTGCAACAGTAATGTTATCGTTATATAGTCAGTTATAGAACTATACCTGTatattcatcacacacacacacatataatatatatacggtCAGTAGGGCAAAGCTGCATTTCTGCTGCGACACAGCCTGGGAAACAACTTGAAACACAAATCAGGTCAAACAGCTGCTCCGCTGACATGTGCAGGTGTGCAAAAGCTTGGACAACCAACAGGAAGAAGGGGGGAAGCCGAGCAGTATTCCTGCAGAAGAGAAGAATATGCACGTGCATCCATTTAGCACAACTTCCCTGAGAGGTGGGGGAGGCTCAGTGGCTCATGCAAGGTCTGGGATTCTACTCACTGGTCAGGATGGTCAGCAGGAACAGATACTCTGTGTAGGATATCAAACCTGCAAAGAAATGAGTGCTGAATTTTACTCATGAAATACGATCACCAACACACATATATTGATTGGCTTCTGAAAGCCATTGTCCCGTGTGTTGGCCGGGGACAGATAGAAGACTCACCGTCGTCTCCGATGGATCTGAACAGCTCGTTACCGGCCAGGGATTTAGAGGCGGCCCCCAGCATGTCGTTAACCTCCTGCAAAGACACCAAGAAGACAACAGGTCAAGGCACAGAGTGACGACTGTGCTCTCCGGGGGTCGTTTGAAACTCATTTACACAATGTGATGGTGGAAGCATACTTTGGCTGTTAGGTTTCTCTTCTGCAGCTTtcctacaggaggaggaggaggagggatttgtttataaaatacaacaacaacaactattaTTTTCCCCATGTATCTTGGTTTTATACATCTGAATGTCAAGAATGAAACTCAATAGCTGGCTGGAATCACACAAAGGGTCAAGGTTGGGTGTCAGTGTACTTCCCCCCTGAGAGGACTGAGTAGCCCATcactggaggagatggagacagTGTCCTGCAGCCTTACGGTCAACGTTCTCGAGCATCACCGAGAACAGGAAGTCCCTCGGGGTCATGTAGGGCTCCTGGTCGTAGACCACCGAGGCGAACTTGTCGAAGCGGATCTTCCTGGCGGACGGATATGGGGCTGCGGCAGCGACCTGCAACtggacaaagtgtcacaaacgAGACACGACGTGGGGACGCGGTGTCGGCCGGACAGCGGTGAGGTGGGGGGCGTTGTTGATACTGAAGTACCTAACGGCCTTCTGTAAATATTAATGAATGACGCTATTAATCGACTCATCAGCATTTTACTCGAAGCTTTAAACCCGCATTCAAGTGAAGCGAACAGTCGTCACGCGTGTCTGTGTGCTCTGGTTCGACCGTTGAAACTTGTAACGGCTTGTCAACTTCTGTACTCACTTTGGGAACCTCGGCGTAGACGGCGAAGGGTAGAGTCGTGTTGTTCGCACCATACTGGTAATAACAGAAAGCCCCAGCTCCGATAACAGAGCCCAGGAGACCGGGTCCCACGGCTCGGCGCAGTGCTAACCCTTTGAGGGACCGAGGGCTCCTCCAAACGTTCCTCAAGACGGCGGCGACCCTTCCCCAGCTGGCCATTTTACAGGAAGCTAGCTCGATAGCTAGCTGGGTGAACTGTGGGGCTTCCGTAGCTGCGTACTGTACGTGGGCAGAGCCGCAGAAATGACATAGGCTATATGtacttttgaatgaataaaggaattcagttaataataataataataataatgcatactaatatataataaaaagaaaaatacatccGGAAAAAATCAATGAAAACTAAGCAACGTTTTTCACATTCTAAAAGGCGGGACTTCTAAAATGTTCTAATTTACACATAGGCCTACTCAGAATATTAATTTGTGTTCAATATACTTTTCccataaaaaagttaaattacTATGTTTAAAGTGCTATCTACTGTAATGTTTTACAAAAAGCAGGAATAAGCTTTAAATGCAGATTGCTTGATGTTTTTGAACTCGGCTCCTCCTGCAACAGAGGTGAGCTAAGAGGTAAGTTTCTTCTGTGATTGAGAACATTTCCTTTAAATGCCAAGTAGGCCTAAAGGTGCTTCAGtgcttcctttttaaaaatgtgttttagcaTACGATACCCTAGATTATCCTTTACAAAATTAAATGAGATAATAATGCCAACCCACCTTGTCATGCGTCAGCGGCGCGGTGGAAGGCCTTATTCAATTcaacaaaattacaaatttgcctcagagggctttacaatctgtacacatacgacatccctgtcccaggacctcacatcggatcagggaaatctcccaaaaaattgaaaaaaccctttcacagggaaaaaagggaagaaacctcttcagcaacagaggaggatccctctccccggatggacagaaacaatagatgtcatgtgtcagatgaacagcgttacagagttacaacacattcaatgaatatgacagaaatgtatgaataattaatagTAGGTATCACAAAAGAGGCCAGACCAATGAGGttggcctttgaggcaggaggcacagagaaggagacagggCCATTCGAAAGGAGGCCAGGTGTaggccagaggctggatgcaggggacaggacccaggaccagcttcagacacagtcATGTCCAATCGACCCTATGAGACCTGAAGTGTTCAATGAAGAGATGTCAATCcattcataaggagagagagcaaaggagagaagagctcagtgtatcctaaaacgtccccagcagcctataagcctaaagcagcatctctaggggctggaccaggtgaacctgattcagccctaactataagcactgtcaaagaggaaagtcttaagtctacttttAAATGTAGTGACCGTGTCtgcctaaattctcttttaCTAGATGTCCTTGACCTCGTGACGTTTTCCATTGAGGTCAAGAAAAAGTGGTTTGAAGGACATAGGATGTTATTTTATTGACTCCTTGATAGCAAGCGGTAACAAGCGGCGCACGGTTTGTAGTCTTCTTTAATACAGCatcatgttcatttagtaaatgatggttcATTTAGAGtgaaacagaccataaagcagagtatgctttGGTGTGTagctactgtgattgacaggtcattaAAGCGTCTCTACATCACACATCCACATTCCAAACATGGTGACTTCTGATCGTTAGTTACgtggaaaaaaagaacatgGCGACAGCCAAACCATCAATCACGAGGTTTCAAAACGTCAGTCCACAAACAAACGGGTGACATCACGACAACTACAATAACACACCTGTAGTTGTTTGTGTCGCCAGAGAGAACAAAACCGAGACCTTCAACATTGTAACTTTAATCCGTGACAGACTTTTGAGACGTGTAGACGTTGTCCTCACATCCTGGACATTTCTCCAGTGTGGTTTTGGAAAAGAAGAACTACTTTGAATGTGTGTAAATTCTACACATTTATCGGCCTCAGACCAAAACCCAAGTTTCACAGAGAGATTCAACTTCCATCCTATTTTAAAGGAAAGGCATTTTCATCCCATTTCTTAAACTAGCAGAAAAGATGTGAGCGATCTGTGGAGGTCTGCATTGTCATAATTGTGTCATAGTTGGAGCACCGCATTGGGTATGGCGTTTTACAGTATTACAAAAACTGCCATAATACTGTGGCAAGATATATCAGCATTTATCTGTCAAAAACTATTTAGCAGTgattaatataatgtatatcgCAATATTGATTAATCAGGCACCTAAATCACAGTGACAGTCTAAAGTGTCTGTCACGAGCCACGCTACAGACCTACAGAGGGACAAAAGACAACGGCAAAATTAAGGGATGAACAGTTTTTATGAGACAATAccatatttcatatttccacaaacagatATTGGCAAATGTTACTCAATttcaatatacacacacatatgattaAAATGTACAATCTGGAAACACACATCAAGTTGTGCAGAGTTTGTGCAATaccatgtttgtgtatgtatgtttttatcAGAGAACAGAGCCCTGCATCGCCACCGCTGTCTTTCGCCGTGCACGGTGGCTTCGCTTTagtgcaaaaacaaaaacagcacaAACCTTTATGGTTTTCTTACTCAGATAAATTATTCATGCGCCCGCtccacatttttatttcaaaccGCACGTACATAGCTCGGATGAGATTAGGCATTTTTACATCAAGGGGTtttatgtgaacacacacaccctctttaaaaaaacaaaaaaacattttcctcaTTTTATTGATGTTAGTGTTTCATTTTATTAGTGTGTACCCACTGTGTGTTGGAGCACCAAGGCTTTAGCATGGAGACTGCCCATCATGTACAGCCAACGCTAATCTATCTCAATCTACCTCAATAAAGTTGTGTCTTTTCCTTCAGTGGACACTGAGGGAGCTGCAGTAAAAGCCCATTGTTAGTCTCAAGGTGCGACTGAGTGGAGAGCCACTCGGCCCGTGGGTTTTAAGACCCATGTTGAGGAACAAACCGTTTCCGCCAGGCGCCTGTCTGTGACCGGCGCGGGCGTCCACGTCAACTGCACGTCAGGTTTGCCTCAGTTTGGAGTTGTGTTTCATGTCTTAGCAGCAAGTTGTAACGTGAAGTAACAAAGACGTGTACGCTTGTAATGCCGTCAATGAAGGAAACTAAGTTTGCACAATATATaattctttctttgttttcttcagtCATGGTTTATATGATGCCTATTTCAGTTTGACTGCCTCTATCATAACGTGGTGTGGTTTATTAAAAGTGATGGGAAGCAAAAACACTCACAACGCACGTGGTGACGCAGGCTAAATATCTGCCATGAGCAATTACAGCCGCACAAAATTCAAATCCAGCTGCTCCAATGTCaatgaaaacaaaatatgtattgCAATGAGTCATGTTTGAATAAGCGAATATTTTCTCTTCTGACCCACTGCTTCAGCAAACACATGGCACTTATGTAATGAATAAAAAACCACAAAGAGAACATTCACACCGTAGCATAGCTTGTCCACCCCTCGTTCGGCGGCAGTGATGCACACCATCACTACGGTCCTCGAGTCAGGGACATCTGAGATATGCATCCAGTATTCTTATAGAATGGaagactttttttaaaacatttctttACACATTTGAGGTGCAGTTTGATCGGCTGGAAAGTTGCAGCTGCTGCCTCTGTTTTACTGCACACTATTCCCTCTTTTGTCATTAATTCGAGCACAACGTGTCAAAATGACAACTTTAATAGGAGTTACAAAAATAACTGATGCATGGCAAACAATAGACTAATTCCCGCTCACCTCTGTGATCGCGGCGTACCGTACCTCAGTTTAGTAAGCATGCATGTACTGAACTTGCCAGGCTAGTTGTCATGTCTGTGATGTAtgactgtaacacacacacctctcaccgACACACTGTCCGCTCAGTCTGGCTTTATTACAAGTTGTTATTGGGGCAACTGCTGAATCTGAGAAGAATAAATATAGGcatataaaaatacaacaagCATACCTCCAGTATGTCCTGCTGCTCTTCCCTGGTAAAACTAGATACTAGTGTACTTATATACACTATGCTATTTAATAGTGGCTCCTAATTTGCATATTGTTCATTTAAATGCCGTTCATATATTTGAGTGAcagatgtttttctttatttgtggattaatacaaatgttttaattttaccCATTTCAGTTCAGAGTATTGTTTTATTAGAGCACAGGATTTATTGGTATACATACAAAGATAGGTATATACAATTCATGACTCGAATCATGACAGTTTTACATTTAACTTGCCTTTTGATGGAGAGATTCCGATCAGTCTGAACTTCAAATGAAACACACAGGGTACGGAGAGGCTCAACTCTCAGTGAAACCGCTTCAGaggctgtttttcttttcttttttacaatttttgGGGCACCGCAAAACACGGCGGCGACGGAACATTTCACAGCTGAAAATCAATACATTCTGTGGGAAATGAATTGCAGTATTACAGTACAAACAGCAAAGGTGCCATTTTGCATCTTAGTTCATGTCACAGATCAAGGAGTAGTCTCTAATCTGGTAAACCCCtgtccaaaaaaacaaaccatcCCTTTCTTCTCATGCGCGCTGTGGTTTAGAAGACACCCCGACTTTGTCAAACTTACCTCTGGTTTTTCAGAAGTTGACCGTGATAGTAAAATACAATTTGCCataccccctcccccacactcaCATTCAATTATTGCAATTCCAATACTGCCCGACCTATTCCACGAACATAAAAATAAAGGCAAGTTCAACAGGTGCACTAGTTGACTTTTTTCATGCAATGTTCTGATTTTTTGTCATGTATACAAAGGCATCGTGTCACATTAGGCTTAGTATTACtttgagcattgccactttgaACACACCTTGGATTAGAATTAGATGataaattctttttt contains:
- the micu2 gene encoding calcium uptake protein 2, mitochondrial, with amino-acid sequence MASWGRVAAVLRNVWRSPRSLKGLALRRAVGPGLLGSVIGAGAFCYYQYGANNTTLPFAVYAEVPKLQVAAAAPYPSARKIRFDKFASVVYDQEPYMTPRDFLFSVMLENVDRKLQKRNLTAKEVNDMLGAASKSLAGNELFRSIGDDGLISYTEYLFLLTILTKPGTGFHIAFKMLDVDGNEHVDQKEFLKLKKILGKNKRRVPKDSMEKPAEDGESANTTLQAYFFGKRGENKLQYQEFHRFMENLQAEVQEMEFLQFSRGMDTMRREDFAEWLLHYTNVEDNEVYWQNIRRRIPAGQSITFDEFKAFCLFANNLEDFAFSVKLVTGANRPIGMAQFKRAVRIATGHDLSESVLDTVFKLFDMDGDNCLSHKEFMGVMKDRMLRGLKVKHQNGLSGYWRCVKRETLKAAKEALGAETGCPF